One stretch of Actinacidiphila sp. DG2A-62 DNA includes these proteins:
- a CDS encoding DUF2637 domain-containing protein: MPTTPPDTHPPASGAFARTTITVVMAVIAALAFVFSFGNVWALALRLGVPRPIAPLIAPMVDLSVVGLLVALHHLAAHGTDPADLRSATRLMHLCGLLTLALNTAEPVLARHYGRAALDTVAPALLLGWGAVGPTLLRHLHTPAHPTQERPGPTPPAAATAHPAQRTRPRAAAPVRTPPSGQPRRGDARPAAPSKRTGRPPAATMDQLIGVARPAVAEHGVSVAVVKKALKDARHTGRQRPLHRADAAPQGRTHPRRRRPAAGARASASPPGGRLTRGSVLPVASLYRLHPGGRVAASSATRSGCAEVP, from the coding sequence ATGCCCACCACCCCGCCGGACACGCACCCGCCTGCAAGCGGTGCGTTCGCCCGGACGACGATCACGGTCGTGATGGCGGTCATCGCTGCGCTCGCGTTCGTGTTCTCCTTCGGCAACGTCTGGGCGCTGGCGCTTCGGCTCGGCGTGCCGCGTCCGATCGCCCCGCTGATCGCGCCTATGGTCGACCTGTCCGTGGTCGGCCTGCTCGTCGCCCTGCACCATCTGGCCGCCCACGGCACCGACCCCGCCGACCTGCGCTCAGCCACCCGCCTGATGCATCTGTGCGGCCTGCTGACCCTCGCCCTGAACACCGCCGAGCCCGTGCTGGCCCGGCACTACGGCCGCGCCGCCCTGGACACCGTCGCCCCGGCGCTGCTGCTTGGCTGGGGAGCCGTCGGCCCCACTCTGCTCCGCCACCTCCACACACCCGCCCACCCGACGCAGGAGCGCCCAGGCCCCACGCCACCGGCAGCGGCCACCGCTCATCCCGCCCAGCGGACAAGGCCCAGGGCAGCCGCTCCAGTCCGGACACCGCCATCTGGGCAGCCCCGTCGAGGGGACGCGCGCCCCGCTGCGCCGAGCAAGCGCACGGGACGACCGCCCGCGGCAACCATGGACCAGCTGATCGGCGTAGCCCGCCCGGCCGTCGCCGAGCACGGCGTCAGCGTCGCCGTGGTCAAGAAGGCCCTGAAGGATGCCCGGCACACCGGTCGGCAGCGCCCGCTTCACCGTGCTGATGCAGCACCTCAGGGACGAACACACCCCCGCCGCCGCAGACCCGCAGCCGGAGCCCGAGCCAGCGCGAGCCCACCCGGCGGACGCCTGACCCGCGGCTCCGTGCTGCCGGTCGCCTCTCTGTACCGGCTTCACCCAGGCGGGCGGGTGGCCGCGTCCAGCGCCACCCGATCCGGGTGTGCGGAAGTCCCGTAG
- the mobC gene encoding plasmid mobilization relaxosome protein MobC, with protein sequence MKLNPNPGQDTGESSNPAGKARKLAGRWGRAGNKTDPGGASWSEVHIAGGDADFALDPAPAGAGTDRRQGAPEGAGEAERGLFPGQGQSTEHPARFAPTVSPDVFVHRRIAALDVPVLPDDADTLVASRRPLSEILYRARSGTKREIQLTASAEPAERDFIDLAAKAAKRSRSAYLMDAALTFAHAYLDDHRPDGIPPLPSPQAIQDLNRLCGQLLREIHRVGVNLNQIARAINMGTLPDHTDDVLAEVHALARAARLALEHTIAGARHGA encoded by the coding sequence GTGAAACTCAATCCCAACCCCGGCCAGGACACCGGGGAGAGCAGTAATCCCGCAGGCAAGGCCCGTAAACTCGCCGGCCGGTGGGGGCGCGCAGGCAACAAGACAGATCCGGGCGGAGCAAGCTGGAGCGAAGTCCACATCGCCGGGGGCGATGCGGACTTCGCGCTTGATCCCGCCCCGGCGGGGGCGGGCACCGACCGGCGCCAGGGGGCACCTGAGGGGGCGGGGGAGGCCGAGCGCGGCCTCTTCCCAGGGCAGGGCCAGTCGACCGAGCACCCTGCGCGCTTCGCGCCCACCGTGTCCCCCGACGTGTTCGTGCACCGACGTATCGCCGCGCTCGACGTCCCTGTACTGCCCGACGACGCCGACACGCTCGTCGCGAGCCGTCGGCCGCTGAGCGAGATCCTTTATCGCGCGCGCAGCGGCACCAAGCGCGAAATTCAGCTCACTGCCTCCGCCGAACCCGCCGAGCGGGACTTCATCGACCTTGCCGCGAAAGCGGCCAAGCGCTCTCGCTCGGCCTACCTGATGGACGCCGCCCTGACTTTCGCCCACGCCTACCTCGACGACCATCGCCCGGACGGCATCCCACCGCTGCCCTCGCCGCAAGCCATCCAGGACCTGAATCGCCTGTGCGGGCAACTGCTGCGGGAGATCCACCGCGTCGGAGTCAACCTCAACCAGATCGCCCGCGCGATCAACATGGGCACCCTGCCCGACCACACCGACGACGTACTCGCCGAAGTCCACGCCCTGGCCCGCGCCGCGCGCCTGGCCCTGGAGCACACCATCGCAGGGGCCCGCCATGGTGCCTGA